In Flavimarina sp. Hel_I_48, the DNA window GATTTTGTTATTGACTATATCGTTTAGTTCCTCCAGATTTTTTGGGAAATAAACTTTTCCGGAATTTAAGTTGCTTATCAGGTAGTTTTTATAAGTACGCTGCCGTTCTTCACTTACCGGCTCTAAATAATCCACCAGGGATATCCCTATGCGGTTGCTTTGTGCTGCTTCTGTCACGGCACTGGTTGTATATCCTATAAAAACATCAAACCTGGAAAGCAGAACATTGGCCGGTATAAAAGAAGGCACCTCATCAAGTTCTTTTTCCCTGGAAAATTTATTGGGATATCTTGGATGGGCTTTGACAATTATATTATCGTTCCCAAAGTATTCAATTAACGCATCCATTTTTGTGGTGTATTCCTCTTCTTCAACATGATTGAGTTCCACAATAGTGCCCGTAAGAAGTAGGATTTTCGCGTGGTTGGACATAGGGAAAATCTGCCCTATTAGCCCATTGATATGGGTATGGTCAATTTCAACTTTTATTGTTTTTGCTTTTGTTTTTGCAAAAAAGCTGTCTTTTATCTTATAAATATAAACCTGCCCATTATACAAAGGGCTAAGCGCCGTGTTATAGATAAACCGGGAATAGGCAACCTCAATAATGGATTGTAGGGACCAGTGTTCCCTAAACTTCAAATCATTGAAAATAGGGACAAAAAAAAGTTGGGATTCCGAAGAAAGCTTTGTTATAAGCCAGTTTTCAAAACCGCCAAATGAACTATGAAAAAAATAAATACTTTTAAAGTCGTAGGCTCGCATTTCCTTTAAAATCAAAGGGCGCTGCTTAGTATAAAAATAAGGTCGTCTCGTATTTAATCTGCCCCTGAAGTAAATCTCAACATGGGGTAATGCCAGCTTTTCAAAGAATTCCCTAATTCCTGCTTCGTAAGTATAAACGACAACCTGCTCCCCTTTGCGCTCATTGATAATGGTGAGCACCGTAGGAATAAAAAGATTGGAAAGACAGAATAGTAATACCATGTTTTAAAAAAATTTGCCCTGATTTTTAAGAGTTTCAAACTGCTCTATATTTCTATATTTAAGTATTTTAATAGGATTTCCACCCACAATGGCGTATTTAGGAACATCTTTAGATAATACAGCGCCGCCAGCAATAACAGCCCCCTCCCCTATATGTACCCCGGGCATAATGGTCACATTTGCACCGCACCATACAAAATCCTCTATAACAATTTTTCCCGGAATGCTTATTTCATCATAAGGGATTTTAGATTCACTGGTGTAGTTATGGTTTGTCGAGAACATAGTAAGTCCCCTTCCAGTATGAAAGTAACGACCTATCGTAACCCCGCCATCACATTGAATAAAGGTATTTGATTTTAAATGGCTTGTTTTATCGATTTTAAATTTAGAAAGATCCCCGGAAATGGTTAGTCCTCCCCTGCCCTGACGAACGTATTTCACACGAACTCCATTTTTTTGCATGCGCGCTAGATTGCATTGCTCTATAAGCTCACCAACCCAGTTTATAAAAAGATCAATTTTAAAAAATAAGAAAAATCTAACCAATATTCGCATAGCTATAGTACTTGCTGTTGCATTGAATTCACTTTATATTGTTTTCAAAAGTAAAATACTTTTCCATTTATATAAAATAATCAAGAATCCCACTATTAATATAAAACCGACCTTAAGAAGGAGGAAAGTAAGCCCGGCGGGGAGATAAAAAGTATTTATAATAACGAAAAGTGCAAAAAGTATGAATAAAGGAACAATTTCTTTCCATTTATATGGAATAAAATAATACCGTTTTGCAATCTTATAAACCAGGAGGAAAAATAGGACCTGTGTAATGAGTGTGGCCCATGCAGCCCCTAGATAACCATAATTTTTTATAAGCAAAAAATTAAGTGCTATATTAACTCCTGCGGCGACGAGGTTAATATTCATAATTACCAGCGTCTTTTTCTCCTGATGGAAGGAAAGGTTCTGCAACGATATCATTTGAATAAAAAAAGTACCAAAAGCTATAAGCGGAATTACCGTATATGTTACCTGATATTCCTTATCGAAAAAGAGATAAATAATATCTTTAGATAAAAAGGCCACCACAAAAGTGACGAGCAACATAAAGACCACTAAAATATTATTGACCTGAAAAAGTTTACTCTTTGAACGTATTTTATCTTCACTATTTGCCAACTTATAGAATAATGGATTATATGCCATGAGCACTGCAACCGCTGCAAATTGTACGAGTTGGCCTATTTTATATCCCAGGGAATATATGCCCACACTATAGGTACCAAAATAGCGCTCAATAAATATACGGTCAGACATATTCACTATCCATGCGGAGAGTACTAAGGGTACGAGAGGTAAACAATAACGTAAGGTCTTTTTTAATAGTGCCATTTTAAAAGTAAAATGGGTAACACCCACCGTTGCTGGTAATAGAAAGATCAAACTCAGCCCACCCCCTACAGCAGCACCTTTAAGCATTCCTAAAGCTCCTTCTTCTTTAAAAATGACAAACCATATAACCGGTAAAACCTTTACGGTAAGAAGTAAGAGCGAAAACAGCAAATATTTACCTGCCTGTTGTTTTACCTGGAATGATATAAGGGGAACCAGTTCAAAGGTAGCGAAGAAGGCAGTTATGATCGCATAAACGTAAAAAGGCGCAAAAGGTATGGATTTATAAATTTCACCAACGGGGCGATTGAGCAAAAACAGCAATAGACAAATACTAATGGAAAGTACAAGAATGGAAAGGGACACCGTTCCCAAAAAATCTTTTTTCTCACTTTCCGTTTTGTAATCAAAGAATAGGCGATATATAGATCGCTCTAATCCCAGAGTAAAGAAAATAAGAATAATCCCTGAGAATACCTGCATTGAATTGACTATACCATAATCATCTGGAGTAAGATATTTAAGATATAAGGGTAATAAAAGAAAACTTAAAGCTTTAGTGATAAAGTTACCTATGCTATAGTATACCGTATTCTTAAGGAGTTTTGCCATAAATGAATGCCGAATGCAAATTTTCTGGGCGCCTTCAAATAATACAAACTTTTATTATCATTTTGAAAAGACTTTATAAGCGCATTTCCTGCAAAAATATAACTTTTATAATAGTTGTTGCGGCAAATAAGTCATTAACATTGTAAGAGCTGTAGCGCTGTATAGCCTTTGATTTCATTTGTACTTAAGCAGTATTCATGATGAAGCCTCCCATGAAAAATATTATATAAGAGATGCGTAAGCGCGCTTCTATTTGCGCTATTTGAAGATCTTATTATAAAGTTTATAAATTACTCAACTTTAAGAGCGCATATTTGTTTTTGCCTATAAGCAGTATAAGTATTATCTGAAATTTCCTTTACGGAAATAGAACGATAAGACGATATTTTATTAAAGCTATGAGAATGGTCTGATAGCGAATTTTTTTAAACATTATAATACTGTGTGTGGTGCATTACTAAATATAGTAAAAATTCAGCGCCATGATTAGCATGCCATTGACAGTTAGAATCCAATATAAATAGGGTATAGAATTTAAAATGCTGTACAAAAAGATGCCAACAGAAATTTATAATCCCTGATTTTTTGTTGCATACCACTCATAAACCCTTTGTAATCCTTCCTCTAACTGCACACTATGCTCCCAACCCAGATCGTGTAATTTGGTCACATCCGTTAATTTTCGCATGGTACCATCCGGTTTTTGATCATTAAAGTCGAAATCACCATCAAAACCTATGGTCTTCTTAATTAATTCCGCTAATGCCTTTATAGAAATATCTCTACCAGAACCTATATTGATATGGGTGTTTCTAATTTCTTTTCCCTTAGTATTTCCTGATTGTACTACATCAGTAAAATTGCGGTTCTCCATAAGGAACACACAGGCATCGGCCATGTCCTCACTCCATAAAAACTCGCGCATGGGCTTACCACTGCCCCATATCTCTACATGCACCTTATTATTTCCACCTGAACTGTTCTTATCAACAGAAATCCCATATTTCTTTAACATAGCAAGGATTTCGCTCTTGTCTGCTTTACCATTTAACCCTTCTATAGGGCGCCTATTTAGATCTTCCTCTACAACTTTCCAGTTATTTTCCCCTAAAGCCTTACCTAAATGAATCTTTCGTATTAAAGCTGGCAGCACGTGGGATTTTTCAAGGTCAAAATTATCATTGGGACCATACAGATTTGTGGGCATCACCGATATAAAATTGGTGTCATACTGCAGGTTGTAACTTTCGCACATTTTTATACCCGCTATCTTGGCTATTGCATAAGGCTCATTAGTATATTCTAAAACATCTGTCAGCAAATATTCCTCTTTCATAGGCTGAGGGCAACTTTTGGGATAAATACAGGTACTGCCCAAAAACATTAATTTTTTTACCCCATGTACATAACTTTGATGAATCACATTATTCTGAATCATCATATTAACGTAGATAAAATCAGCTCTATACGTATTATTTGCAACGATACCGCCCACCTTTGCAGCGGCTAGAAAAACATAATCCGGCTTTTCTTTTAAAAAAAATTGAGCTACTGCAACGCTATCGGTTAAGTCAAGTTCCTTATGCGTTCGCGTGACTACATTAGCATACCCTTTTCGTCCTAAATTTTGCAATAATGCACTACCCACGAGTCCGCGATGCCCTGCTACATATATTTTTGAATCTTTATTCATTCCTATTTTATATATACATTTAAAGTAGGCTCAAACCGTAAATCTGAACGGCAAAAAAGTTCTGAAACCAGAATTTATACAATGTTTTAGAATCAAACTTTTATAACGCTGTTGGAACTTTGCATTGACTAAATTAGTTCAGTAGATTTTATTATTCAAAATAGTTAAAAGTTTGATAGCCGCCATCCCTAAGATATTGATCTTTCCGCATTAGTTTGACATCACTTTTCATCATATCTTTTACTAAATCCTTCAATTCATATTCTGGTGTCCAGCCCAACTTATTATTTGCCTTAGATGCATCCCCTATAAGCAATTCTACCTCAGTGGGTCTAAAATATTTAGGGTCTACAGCAAGTACCTCACTTCCTACTTCTAATTGGTATTCAGGGTTGGCACATGATTTTATATAAGCTTTTTCATCCACTCCTTTTCCTTTGAATTCAAGTGTAATACCCACCTCCTGAAAGGCCATACGTACAAAATCACGTACAGAGGTTGTCTTTCCTGTGGCAATTACCCAATCTTCTGCTTCATC includes these proteins:
- a CDS encoding GDP-L-fucose synthase family protein; its protein translation is MNKDSKIYVAGHRGLVGSALLQNLGRKGYANVVTRTHKELDLTDSVAVAQFFLKEKPDYVFLAAAKVGGIVANNTYRADFIYVNMMIQNNVIHQSYVHGVKKLMFLGSTCIYPKSCPQPMKEEYLLTDVLEYTNEPYAIAKIAGIKMCESYNLQYDTNFISVMPTNLYGPNDNFDLEKSHVLPALIRKIHLGKALGENNWKVVEEDLNRRPIEGLNGKADKSEILAMLKKYGISVDKNSSGGNNKVHVEIWGSGKPMREFLWSEDMADACVFLMENRNFTDVVQSGNTKGKEIRNTHINIGSGRDISIKALAELIKKTIGFDGDFDFNDQKPDGTMRKLTDVTKLHDLGWEHSVQLEEGLQRVYEWYATKNQGL
- a CDS encoding oligosaccharide flippase family protein, with translation MAKLLKNTVYYSIGNFITKALSFLLLPLYLKYLTPDDYGIVNSMQVFSGIILIFFTLGLERSIYRLFFDYKTESEKKDFLGTVSLSILVLSISICLLLFLLNRPVGEIYKSIPFAPFYVYAIITAFFATFELVPLISFQVKQQAGKYLLFSLLLLTVKVLPVIWFVIFKEEGALGMLKGAAVGGGLSLIFLLPATVGVTHFTFKMALLKKTLRYCLPLVPLVLSAWIVNMSDRIFIERYFGTYSVGIYSLGYKIGQLVQFAAVAVLMAYNPLFYKLANSEDKIRSKSKLFQVNNILVVFMLLVTFVVAFLSKDIIYLFFDKEYQVTYTVIPLIAFGTFFIQMISLQNLSFHQEKKTLVIMNINLVAAGVNIALNFLLIKNYGYLGAAWATLITQVLFFLLVYKIAKRYYFIPYKWKEIVPLFILFALFVIINTFYLPAGLTFLLLKVGFILIVGFLIILYKWKSILLLKTI
- a CDS encoding acyltransferase — its product is MQKNGVRVKYVRQGRGGLTISGDLSKFKIDKTSHLKSNTFIQCDGGVTIGRYFHTGRGLTMFSTNHNYTSESKIPYDEISIPGKIVIEDFVWCGANVTIMPGVHIGEGAVIAGGAVLSKDVPKYAIVGGNPIKILKYRNIEQFETLKNQGKFF